The DNA window aaaatggcgcccgcttgctttgatttttcagtgtgcggccctcagtggaaaaagtttggacacccctgtattaagTTGAATACATGCAGTACACATTGATAGTCATGTGTAGCTGCTGACATAAGCACATTCTATATTTGTCATATAATTTCATTGTTGACTAGAATAAATAAACACAATGTATAAATAAAGttcatatttaccatatttttcagactaagtcgcagttttttcatagtttggccgggtgtccgacctatactccggagcgacttctgtgtaaaattattaacacattaccgtaaaatatcaaataatattatttatctcattcgcggaagagacgcagAAAATGTCAGTTATCATCACACTCAtgccaaccaataagaattcggcgggggagggtcatggcagaagtgcattgtgggtcatgggacgctaactgctatatgctactggcatatctattaaaatggatcatttcatcgttggcggtaacttataaaaactgagaacaaaaatggcagcgaaaaggaaatcatgtactgcagattacaagctggacgtagtgaaatatgcaacaGAAAAAAGggcaagaggaagcggcgcatacctttggagttggcagagttgtttagaaacgacatcgaggaagaagttttcatgggatttatggattaggagtgagagatagtttggtaaaggtatagcatgttctatatgttatagttctttgaatgactcttaccataatatgttaggttaacatagcaggcaccttctcagttggttattttttcctcatataaagtacacttattcagcctcttgttcactattctttatttatttattttaaattgcctcaTCAGAATTCTTTGAACAGAAATTACAAATCAACAATTCACTTAATTACCCATATCTTTTGTCACTTTGTATCATCGTGTCAATGTCTTTTACTTTATCTTCaactttgtttttgtcaaaacactcaataaaccatCACTTTATCACaggagttcaatcaatcaatcaatcaatgtttgtttatatagacctaaaacacaagtgtctcaaagggctgcacaggccacgaCATCCGCGGAACAGAGCctacataagggtaaggaaaaactcaacccagtgggaagtcaatgtgaatgactatgagaaaccttggagaggaccgcatatgtgggcaccccccccccccaacccccccttctaggggagaccgaacgCAATGGACGTCATGTGggtctatcataatattgtgaaagtccagtccatagtggatctaacataatagtgtgagagtccagtccatagcggatctaacataatagtgtgagagtccagtccatagtggatctaacataatagtgtgagagtccagtccatagtggatctaacataatagtgagagagtccagtccatagtggatctaacataatagtgtgagagtccagtccatgatggctctaacataatagtgagagtccagtccatagtggatctatcataacattgtgagattccagtccatagtggatccaacataatagtgtgagagtccagtccatagtggatcgaacataatagtgagagagtccagtccatagtggatctaatgtaatagtgaaatagtccagtccatagtggatctaacataatagtgtgagagtccagtccatagtggatctaacataatattgtgagagtccagtccatagtggatctaacataatagtgaaagagtccagtccatagtggatctaacataataatgagattccagtccatagtggatccaacataatagtgtgagagtccagtccatagtggatctaacataatattgtgagagtccagtccatagtggatctgacataatagtgtgagagtccattccatagtggatctaacataatagtgaaagagtccagtccatagtggatctaacataataatgagagagtccagttcatagtggatctaacataatagtgtgagagtccagtccatagtggatctaacataatagtgaaagtccagtccatagtggatctaacataatagtgtgagagtccaatccatagtggatctaacataatagtgtgagagtccagtccatagtggatctaacataatagtgagagtccagtccatagtggatctaacataatagtgtgagagtccagtccatagtggatctaacataatagtgtgagagtccagtccatagtggatctaacataatagtgagagagtccagtccatagtggatctaacataatagtgtgagagtccagtccatgatggctctaacataatagtgagagtccagtccatagtggatctatcataacattgtgagagtccagtccatagtggatctaacataatagtgtgagagtccagtccatagtggatctaacataataatgagattccagtccatagtggatccaacataatagtgtgagagtccagtccatagtggatcgaacataatagtgagagagtccagtccatagtggatctaatgtcaTAGTgaaatagtccagtccatagtggatctaacataatagtgtgagagtccagtccatagtggatctaacataaaagtgagagcccagtccatagtggatctaacataatagtgagagtccagtctatagtggatttaacataatagtgtgagagtccagtccatagtggatccaacataatagtgaaagtccagtccatagtggatctaacataatagtgtgagagtccagtccatagtggatctaacataatagtgtgagagtccagtccatagtggatctaacataatagtgtgagagtcccgtccatagtggatccaacataatagtgagagtccagtccatagtcgatctaatgtaatagtgaaatagtccagtccgtagtggatctaatgtaatagtaaGATactatcgataccaagtatcgatagtgtcgatacttggtgagtattggtatcgtattgatactggcatgatggtatcgatacttcaccaaattaagcgaatcattccgatttaaaaaaaaatgtgagcgcagcgcaggcagcgctcctcaccacttcaccctcctccctagtgatgggtcgcgaacgagaacgagaaaaattcatcttcaacccaaaaaaaaataaaataaatacaattaacatgacgcttggtgcgttcgcgcacacacatcagtataattcgctccgaggttcactcggactcgcacacacacacacacacacacacacacacacacacacacacacacacacacacacacacacacacacacacacacacacacacacacacacacacacacacacacacacacacacacacacgtgcgtttccagtgcgacttaatgtcttggttgtaaactgtaaagtattttattgcactaaaataaagattagaatttctcagttctttggttttgtgttcatttttacaactgcttaataactggtgttttcttttttacttaagttcttgtgtgttgtgatgcgactagccaagttcagtatttgttttcacctttgcactactttattgtaattgatattattacttttttatttgaatttctcagtacttttgttttgtgttcatgtttacaactttgttcaataactagagttttgttatttaccttaagtgtttgtgtgttttgaggcgacaagccaggttcagtagttgtttgcaccttatttgcattactttattgctattgatattacttttgtaataaatattttatttttggacttaaatcgttgtcctgtgttgtattatcatCATaatgaggatgtcgtggtggtttgtgcagccctttgagacactagtgatttagggctatataagtaaacattgattgattgattgataatcaattaataaaggcaaaagtacaaattcgTATCGATACCccgacttaaatcgttgtcctgtgttgtattattaccATAATCaaataataaaggcaaaagtacaaatttgtatTCGTATCGATACCCCGAGATGCCCCCCTCCCGCCATCAGACACTTCCGTTATCGGTATTGGCGATACTGGCCGgcatcggatcggtatcgatacccaaatttgcgatattgcccacccctagtccagtccacagtggatctaatgtaatagtgggtccagtccatagtggatctagttaacagCGTAGAGTCAAGACCATGTTGATTAGTTGAGTTTACAGACTAGTCACTCTCAGAATGAAGAAGCTTCCGGCCTGCAAATAACAACTTTCTATTAGGAATAAGCCCTATGCTGCCCTCTGACAGTCAAGTTGAACACAATACAATTGGAATGATTACTCAACTAATCATATTTTAGCTCTAAAAGACACATATGACTTGTCACAATTTGATGATATAATATTGAGATAGGAATCAATCTTTGATAGAAGTGGGTGGCTCTTAAAAGAGCCTTTGTGGGATTATAAGTGAGAAGTATTTTACTTCTTGGCAGCCTTCTCGGTCTTCTTGGGCAGCAGAACAGCCTGGATGTTAGGCAACACACCGCCCTGGGCGATGGTGACACCTCCCAGGAGTTTGTTGAGCTCCTCGTCGTTGCGGACAGCCAGCTGAAGATGACGAGGGATGATTCTGGTCTTCTTGTTGTCACGGGCTGCGTTCCCCGCCAACTCCAAGATCTCAGCGGTCAGATACTCCAGCACTGCTGCCAAGTAGACAGGAGCACCGGCGCCGATACGCTCGCCGTAGTTGCCTTTGCGGAGCAGACGGTGGACGCGACCCACTGGGAACTGTAGTCCGGCACGGGAGGACCTGGTCTTGGCCTTGGCTCTTGCCTTGCCGCCGGTTTTGCCACGTCCAGACATAGCTAATTAATTTGGTATTAACCCTTAACGTTTAACTGAAAGACAGTTCCACATTGCCCTGCGAATAGGATATTTATACACTTCCATGCTGCTCTGTGATTGGCTGACTGTGTCGGGGAACGGTTGTCCAATCAGCGCGGGGCTCTCGTTTGAGTGCTGCTTCCACTTTGAGTCCTTTCAAAAACACAATAGAAACAGTAATTGACCTCAACAACGCACTATTACTAGGCATCAATGTGTgatattatatacaaatacacaaataCAGCAAGGTGTTCTGGTACTTTAAGGCACATGTGTTATTTTGCTTAACGCTgaatagagcagtggtcctcaaccttttttcagtgaacatttttttaattcaagtaccccctaatcagagcaaagcatttttggttgaaaaaaattgataaagaagtaaaataccgtcatcagtttctgatttattaaattgtataacagtgcaaaatattgctcatttgtagtggtctttcttgaactatttgggaaaatatatatttaaatgactaaaaacgtgttgaaaaataaacaagtgattcaattataaataaagatttatacacatagaagtaatcatcaactaaaagtgccTTAATTAGGGGATTTTAATTGATTCATGATCTTAATCCTaatcatttcttcacaaaaaagaaatctttaacatcaatatttatggaacatgtcgtccaaagaaatctagctgtcaacaatgaatattgcattgttgaatttcttttcacagtttatgaacttacattcatattatgttgaagtattattcaataaatatatttataaaggatttttgaattgttgctatttttagaatatttaaaaaaaatctcacataccctttggcatacctttaagtaccccccggggtacgggtgcccccatttgagaaccactggaataaagcaggggtagggaacctatggctctagagccagatgtggctcttttgaatattgcacctggctctcagataaatcttagctgacattgtttaacacgataagtaatgaacaattctgctggtagtcacagtgtcaaaaataacgttcaaaatataaaacattctcatgcattttaatccatccaactggtttctaccgcacctgttcaagaagtcgtattaatgctaagaagtattttatttattattggttcgcttcagaataacagtgttattaaaaagaataagagacttattttattatactctaaaaatgttgattttacttaaaaatacacgcatttagttgtgttcagccttaaaaaaatattatatggctctcacggaagtactttttcaaatatttggcttgtatggctctctcagacaaaaaagttcccgacccctggaatagAGCATGTTTTACTCCAGTATTTAATGTTTTATAACTGTGCTGTAGATACCAGAAATATTTATACGTTTTACAATTACCTCATATGCTGTATTTCCTCAGATACACATTTTATGATCAGTTTTAAAATTAATTTCGGACAAAAAACTAAAATACTGAGCAATgaagtatagtatagtatagtatcgcggtactaatgaatcaaaataaaaaaacgatactatctgaaaagtaccggttgccCCTTTTTTGTCCGTTTCTTTTTTTACCGGGCATGATGCCGCATCGTCGTCACATTGATGGTTttagagcagaggagcatgttcgccatggcacacacacagagtacttacaaggagACAAAgtatgtggacagaaaagggagaatggatgcattgtagcttaaaaactaacgatgatGGTGAAGCTAAAACACTGAAATACCGCTCAGCAAAAggggctttaaaacatggctaactACTTAGaggctaatgtccatccgcagtcggccgtgttttagctacttctaaatcactaatcctggcctccatggtgacaCATAAAGTACGTTTCTCAGTAGTGTCATCCCTGCACGAGGAGGAATAGGACATGCTTCTCTTAACACCgtaggacacatgaggactttgaatatgacctatgtatgatcctgtaactacttgatattggattgatacctaaatgcgaggtgtcatccaaaactaatgtaaagtatcaaagaagagaagaataagtgattattgcattttaacagaagtgtagatagaacatgttgaaacagaaaaaaagcagattttaacagtaaacgaacaagtgaaataattatccattttttactgcttgtcatttataattttgacaaaataaaagaatgataaatgacacaatatgttactgcatacattagcaaactaattaggagccttaaattgcttacttactactaaaagacaatgtgtctagtatgttcaacattttatttaaggaagaACATTTTTTccgattgcaataataaacacgtTTTGATGTGccaaagatttttttgttaaaataaaaccaattgtgcaattttttgtggtccccatttatttagaaaagtatccaaaTCCTTCTTGGTACCAATACCACAATATTAGCTGCTTAACAATAAAACATCTCAAATTCAATACttaaattagttttaaaaaaaataaaagaaaaagttaaaaaaaggtcTGAATAGAAGCAAGAAGAAACAAAGCTTATAATGTGATGACCGATCACAACTAACACTAATAGGAATAAAAAAGcagaaaaaataaaattcaaaatcaAATAAGAAAATGAGAAAActgacaaaaaacattttaaaaaagtaatttaacCATTAAAGAATAATTTTGAGTATATGGATGAACATACAAGATTAAGATTAGTATTAGAGATTAATTGAATGCAAATCAAACTATTGGAATATATTAgagatacaattttaaaaaataatgacaGATATATTGAAGGTAAGGATCAGTATGAAACACCCTTAATTCTTTCAATTACATACCATAAAATTACCTAGACTATTTGAGTATGGATATTAATGATAGAATTAAGGTATATATGACATCAACTACAACTATTAAAGAATACAGTCAGAATAGTAATACCAAGTTGTCTATGGTTACATTGTAGCAAGAATGACTTTAGTTGAAGGTGTGGTGGCTCTTAAAAGAGCCGTTGTGGTAGAAGAGTTAGAAGCTTATGCTCTCTCTCCGCGGATTCGGCGGGCCAGCTGGATGTCTTTAGGCATGATGGTGACTCTCTTGGCGTGGATGGCGCACAGGTTGGTGTCCTCAAACAGACCGACCAGGTATGCCTCGCTAGACTCCTGGAGAGCCATCACTGCGGAGCTCTGGAAGCGGAGGTCGGTCTTGAAATCCTGGGCGATTTCCCTGACCAGGCGCTGGAAGGGCAGTTTGCGGATGAGCAGCTCGGTGGACTTCTGGTAGCGACGGATCTCACGGAGGGCCACGGTGCCGGGCCTGTAACGGTGAGGTTTCTTGACGCCGCCGGTGGCGGGTGCGCTCTTGCGAGCGGCCTTGGTGGCAAGCTGCTTCCTGGGGGCTTTGCCACCGGTGGACTTACGGGCTGTCTGCTTGGTTCTTGCCATGGTTGGTTACGTCTCGACTCTGGGGAAAGTACGATGAATCAAAACCACTGCAAGCTGTGCCTTTTATAAAGACAAGTCAGCGCTGATTGGTCCATATGGGAGGAGTTCGGCGCAAAGGCTGATCAACCATTGGACAAGAGCACTTTGATATGAACCAATCATCGACAAGAACTGCCCAACAGCCTCTGAAGCCCCGGACTATTTGCAGAATGTAGTTTGGCACCAGAAATTAGAATCAGAATTGttttttattgccattatttgagaacgggttcacaattgtggtgcaatcgtgcaacataaaaccaATAATAGGTAATAAAAAGAGCTGTAACTGAGcgatcagatcttgttattgtttaagTGCCTGATGGCCGTGGGGGAAAAACCTGTTCAGGTGgcgggtctggatggaccgtagtctcctgtaTTAGATTATTATATCCATATATAATGTATTGCAGCAGCATACTGGGGGTTATGTGTCAATCATACCTTTTTGAGTTTATTGattgcttaagctgctgcccccgcgacctgacctcagataagcggaagaagatggatgttttTCTTTTCCAATGGTTTTATTGGCCAAATATGTTTAACACATggtgaatttgacttggtagacagTGTTCTCTTTGTTTAATGcaagaaacaagaaaaaaaaaaaaacataacagcgAGAGAGGGAGAACAGTACCATGGCAATTGTCTCCTGCTGCTCATTTACTAAAAATAGAATTATAAttataaaaagttgaaatgttgactctaataccaGAACAAGCTGCCATGCTATTATTAATTATTCAAGACTCAAATTGAATGGAATCTTccgctttgaaatattttggggtgAAATCTACAAATGTGCTGTTTGTCGTTTGAAACCTAAGGTTTGTTTTTCAAAAAACATGAAACgaagataatttaaaaataaaacctttTATAATCTGAAATTTGGTTTTGAGGTTCAAGCAttagaattaaataaaaacagcCCAACTGCtaaaaaaaactatgtttttaaaaaaagtgaaTCAAAGTCAATGTTTTAAATTGACCTGTTTAAAGAATCCAATTACTTCCAATAATGATCTTCAAAATATTTCtggggaaaatatatattttttattttactgcaaaaaaagcATTTCATTTGACCCAGGTGTgaaacataaaaatatattaatcAATCAGATCCCCGAACCGGTATTAAAACATTCTAAGGGCCTTTAATGTTCACTTTAAGAGGGTGAAATGATGGATCTAGTTTCGAGTTTGCAATGTAAACATCTGAGACTTCACATCATCTGACAACCGCATTGACCAATGTATATATATCAGTTCAACAAACCCCAATTGAAGTTTGCAAAGAACGTTGTAGAGGCTGTAACATGGTAAAACAATCATGTCACAATCGAATATTGCTCTTTAAAAAGAAGTGGTGGCTCTTAAAAGAGCCGTTTGGTTTAATGTAAGAAGAGAAGATTCACTTCTTCTTGGCTGCAGTCTTGGCTTTAGGCTTGCTCGCCTTCTTAGCGGGGCTCTTCTTGGCAGCAGGACTCTTCCTGGCCGCTGGGGCTTTCCTCGCCGCCGGCTTGGCGGCTTTGGCGGGGCTTTTGGTGCTCTTCTTAGCCGCCGTCTTTGCCTTCTTCTTCGGGGTTGTCGCCTTCTTTGCAGGCTTCTTAGTTGTGGCCTTGACAGACTTCTTGACTGCGACTTTCTTCACTGGTGATTTCTTGGCTGCGGGCTTCTTGGCGGCGCTCTTAGCCTTAGCGGGAGCTTTCTTGGGCTTGGCTTCGGACGCCTTGTTCATCTTGAAGGAGCCGGAAGCGCCGGTGCCCTTGGTCTGCACTAAGATGTCCTTGGCCACCAGTTTCCTGACAGCAATCTTGATGCGAGCCTTGTTCTTCTCCACATCGTAACCGGCGGCGTTCAAGGAGTTCTTGAGGGAGGCTAGAGAGACTCCTTTGCGCTCCTTGGACTTGGCGACAGCCTCGGTGATCAGCTGGGACACGCTGGGTCCGGCCTTCGCGGTCTTGgtggtcttcttcttctttaccGTCTTGGACGGAGCGGGTGCGGCTGGTGCTACTTCTGCCATGATGGCTTGGTTTGACTCGGGTGGTTGTTGACAGGGACTGAGGTGAGACTCAACTGGTCAGTACGTCGCAAGGGGCGGAACTTAAAGGCAGGATGAGAACCGTGGAGACTCAAGCGACTGGCTCTCTCCTCGGCGCGCTGTCAAACTGGCCTCACTTGTGTTTTCTCCGCACATTTAAAACGATTAAAAGACGCGAAATAAATGATTTTAGAAAGTAAAAATGATCTCATTTTGTAGTAGACTAGTGTCTCCTCACATTTATGACGTTTAGAGTGTGCACATTTGTGACATTTGGATCGAACTACCCTCCAAAGCTGACTTCTTCCCCGACATCAGCAGCAAAGCTGGACGACTTTCCTCACTCATTTCTACAATTAAACACTTAAAAGTCCCTCACAATGCAAAAAAAACTGCCCTACAGGTTACAAAACATGTTCACTCAGAAACTCCCAGCCCAAATAGACAAACATTGATGGCCGCTGTGAAACAAGACAAGGTTTTAGTGACGCAGCAAACACAATGACCACTGTTGGGGTCAGGCTGGTGTCTGTTATCATCTAATATCACCTCTCACGTCTTTAATACATCATTCTATTCTCTTTGTGCAATTAAAGACTTGTGTCAGTCCATCTTGTATTAGAACCATAGTTTTATGTTCCAAATGCTACTAAACAAACAAAAGTGGAGACCCACTCTCCTTACACTAGaacacttttatcacaatatatcTTCTCACAGGACAACACTATAGACATTAATATGTTGACTATataggtttgtatatacatatatagagagAGGATAAAGAGTATTGAAATAAATATGTTGACTATAGAAAATAgatttttatacacatataaaGAGAGGAtaaagagtagtcagtgtacagcatgACTGACTACTATTATCTACTAAAATAATTCAACACATGTCCATTATTGCCTAAATACTCATGTATTGCATGTGCAACACTAATAATACTTCAATGTATTTTTAGATAACATTAAACAATGAACTTTAGAAACTGTTTGCACTGTATTCATATAAAAGGTGATAAAGATGAACAACACAATGCATTCATTGTAGTTGACaacacttttatttttcaatactttATAGAGTGATATTACATTccacaaaacattttcaaccattCATCTTAACAGCAGCAGCATGTATGATAActataataatgtatttaatttattgaTCATGAACTGTTTGTTGCTTGATTTACATCTAACGTATACATTTATTACTTTACATCATTCATCGTTAATGTCTTTAACGC is part of the Nerophis ophidion isolate RoL-2023_Sa linkage group LG08, RoL_Noph_v1.0, whole genome shotgun sequence genome and encodes:
- the LOC133557372 gene encoding histone H2A, yielding MSGRGKTGGKARAKAKTRSSRAGLQFPVGRVHRLLRKGNYGERIGAGAPVYLAAVLEYLTAEILELAGNAARDNKKTRIIPRHLQLAVRNDEELNKLLGGVTIAQGGVLPNIQAVLLPKKTEKAAKK
- the LOC133557378 gene encoding histone H3-like → MSGRGKGGKGLGKGGAKRHRKVLRDNIQGITKPAIRRLARRGGVKRISGLIYEETRGVLKVFLENVIRDAVTYTEHAKRKTVTAMDVVYALKRQGRFSPTAIRHLNNNKICMARTKQTARKSTGGKAPRKQLATKAARKSAPATGGVKKPHRYRPGTVALREIRRYQKSTELLIRKLPFQRLVREIAQDFKTDLRFQSSAVMALQESSEAYLVGLFEDTNLCAIHAKRVTIMPKDIQLARRIRGERA
- the LOC133557368 gene encoding histone H1-like, with product MAEVAPAAPAPSKTVKKKKTTKTAKAGPSVSQLITEAVAKSKERKGVSLASLKNSLNAAGYDVEKNKARIKIAVRKLVAKDILVQTKGTGASGSFKMNKASEAKPKKAPAKAKSAAKKPAAKKSPVKKVAVKKSVKATTKKPAKKATTPKKKAKTAAKKSTKSPAKAAKPAARKAPAARKSPAAKKSPAKKASKPKAKTAAKKK